A region of the Caldanaerobius fijiensis DSM 17918 genome:
GTCTTGGTTGTAAGTAAAGTATATTTGGATTTTTTTAATTTGTATAAACAAAGGCGATATAGGCTTTGGAATGCAAACAAAACAATTGATATGCTTAACCTAAAGAATAGTTTATTTATAAGTTTGATGAATACATTTGTTGATTGTGGTATGCTGGTATTGCTCTATCTTATGGGGATGAAGAATTTTGTTTCGATATTTCTTGCAAGCATTTTTCTTTTTAGTGTATGGAAAGAATCCTACCGATCATTAAGTCTTCTTATGTCTTCAGTGGCTCAAAATAAACCGGTAATAGACAGAGTAGATGAGCTGACACAGTACGCAAGAAATAGTGATAAAAACTACCAAGTTGCTTTTATAGATGAGCCAGGAACAAAAAACATAATTGAAATTAATAATCTTTGTTTTGAAGCTGATGGGAGAAAGATTTTAGAGGATGTGAATATTTGTATAAAGGAAGGCGAGAAGGTTGCAATAATAGGGAAAAATGGGAGTGGCAAAACAACATTGTTGAGAATTATGATGGGTTTGAATTCATACACAGATGGACGTGTGAGTTTAAAAGGTATAGATCCAATGGAAATTCCTTTGGAAGAGAGAGTTAAATTGATAAGTTATATTCCTGCTATGCCGCAGTTATTTGGTTTGTCCATTAGACAAAACTTAGAGTTGGGTAGTAGCAATGGGATAAATGAGAAAAGGTTGAAAGAACTGCTTGAAGTATTGTATCTAAAAGAATGGATAGATTCATTAGTTAGTGATATAGATACTGATTTAAATGTAGCAGGTCAGAATGTTTCAGGTGGGCAAGCACAGAGGATATCAATTGCAAGGGCTTTAATAGAAGAAAGAGATTTGGTATTTGCGGATGAACCAGCTTCAATGTTGGATGACAAAATGTCGCAAGAAGTTTTTGATTTTATCTTGGAAAAAAGTAAGACATTTATTTATGTTACTCATAAGATTGAACAAGTTAAAAAGGCAGATAAAGTGATTTTAGTTAACGAAGGAAATGCAAAGTTTGTAGATAAGTTAGAGGATGTGGAGGAGTTTTTAGAATTTAGTAAACAATAACTTTAAAAATCGAAGGTGGAGTTTTATGGATAATCGGAAAGGCATGGTATTATAAAAGGCTTGGTTTATGCTTTGGCAGAAGAAAGATTATATGAATAAAAAATAAAGGTTAAAGTCAAAGGAAATAGTATGTTACCCGCTTTATGTAATAGTGATATTGTTATAATTGAAACTACAGATTGTTACATAGTAGTAGAATTAATAAGAGAGAAGCTTATTGTACATCTAGTAATAGAGATAAATAATGATGTGGTGTTAATGAGGGGAGACAATAATGCTTCAGAAAATAACAAAGTTTAAATATAATAATGCATATATATAATTGATATTCGCATAAAAATTTTTGGAAAATGATAACGTTTGATATGGAAATAGAGGTATTTTAAACACGGGTAGGTGAAAAATGGAGAAAAAGTAAGAAAACATGAGTAATATTCAGAAGAAGAAAAAACACAGCAAATATTCGTCGAATTTAAGTAAATTTGGACTTTGAAAATGTTTATATAAAACATTAAAGTAATATTGTAAGAACCATGCATATATATAAAATGAGGGGGGTCAATGAAAATGCCATTTAAGAACTTGTCCAGAGGCATAAGTGTATTTATGCTCAT
Encoded here:
- a CDS encoding S24/S26 family peptidase, giving the protein MKVKVKGNSMLPALCNSDIVIIETTDCYIVVELIREKLIVHLVIEINNDVVLMRGDNNASENNKV
- a CDS encoding ATP-binding cassette domain-containing protein; the protein is MIDDLQKGNINRFHILCVIWIVFIIAIIFAIYIFPIYTVKGTYKVFYEFIKEILTKLIKTPYNVYVNKFTKADVIERLKTDLAQVANSGFGFISYISGIFVFLLITIWGFSVSVYAMSFLILCSLVEIRVENIFNKRIEKEMANLRTCDAEASQNLYDLITNTEVLVVSKVYLDFFNLYKQRRYRLWNANKTIDMLNLKNSLFISLMNTFVDCGMLVLLYLMGMKNFVSIFLASIFLFSVWKESYRSLSLLMSSVAQNKPVIDRVDELTQYARNSDKNYQVAFIDEPGTKNIIEINNLCFEADGRKILEDVNICIKEGEKVAIIGKNGSGKTTLLRIMMGLNSYTDGRVSLKGIDPMEIPLEERVKLISYIPAMPQLFGLSIRQNLELGSSNGINEKRLKELLEVLYLKEWIDSLVSDIDTDLNVAGQNVSGGQAQRISIARALIEERDLVFADEPASMLDDKMSQEVFDFILEKSKTFIYVTHKIEQVKKADKVILVNEGNAKFVDKLEDVEEFLEFSKQ